In Paenibacillus guangzhouensis, a single window of DNA contains:
- the tsaD gene encoding tRNA (adenosine(37)-N6)-threonylcarbamoyltransferase complex transferase subunit TsaD — MSNVYGEGKPNYILAIETSCDETSVAVIKDGKEILSNIVASQIETHKRFGGVVPEVASRKHVETITITTEEAVEKAGIALTDLSAIAVTMGPGLVGALLVGIVAAKALAMALDLPLIGTHHIAGHIYANQLVHEIEYPCMALVVSGGHTELVLLESEGVFRMIGRTRDDAVGEAYDKVARALQFPYPGGPHVDRLAHEAEAAVPLPRSWLEPDSYDFSFSGLKSAVLNVINQTKMRNEELNLANVARGFQESVIEVLTEKAIRAAKEFNVKQLLLCGGVAANKGLREALTARCGAEGLPLLIPPFALCSDNAAMIGAAAYLKWKRGEFTALDLKGEPTLSLEAWSVQS; from the coding sequence ATGAGTAACGTTTATGGCGAAGGGAAGCCCAATTATATATTAGCGATCGAGACAAGTTGTGATGAGACTAGCGTCGCGGTCATTAAGGACGGCAAAGAAATATTATCGAATATTGTAGCGAGTCAGATTGAGACGCACAAACGCTTCGGTGGTGTCGTGCCGGAAGTGGCTTCACGCAAGCATGTGGAGACGATTACGATTACGACGGAGGAAGCCGTAGAAAAGGCTGGCATTGCGCTAACCGATTTGTCTGCGATTGCTGTGACGATGGGACCTGGTCTTGTCGGTGCGCTGCTCGTGGGTATTGTGGCAGCCAAGGCGCTCGCAATGGCGCTTGACCTGCCGTTGATCGGAACGCATCATATTGCAGGTCATATTTACGCTAATCAGTTGGTACATGAAATAGAATACCCGTGTATGGCGCTCGTCGTATCCGGCGGGCATACCGAACTCGTCTTGCTGGAGAGCGAAGGCGTATTTCGTATGATCGGTCGGACGCGGGATGACGCGGTAGGTGAAGCGTATGATAAAGTCGCGCGTGCGCTGCAATTCCCATACCCTGGCGGCCCGCATGTGGACCGTCTGGCGCATGAAGCGGAAGCTGCGGTGCCATTGCCGCGTTCATGGCTCGAGCCGGATTCCTATGATTTCAGCTTTAGCGGCTTGAAATCGGCGGTACTGAATGTGATTAATCAGACGAAGATGCGAAATGAAGAATTGAACTTGGCCAATGTCGCTCGCGGATTCCAAGAGTCGGTAATTGAGGTGCTGACGGAGAAGGCGATTCGCGCCGCGAAGGAATTCAACGTGAAGCAGCTGCTCTTATGCGGTGGTGTAGCAGCTAATAAGGGGTTGCGTGAAGCCTTGACAGCGCGCTGTGGAGCTGAAGGCTTGCCGCTGTTAATCCCGCCGTTCGCCTTATGCAGCGATAATGCAGCGATGATTGGCGCGGCTGCTTACTTGAAGTGGAAGCGCGGCGAATTTACAGCGCTGGACCTGAAAGGCGAGCCAACATTATCGCTCGAAGCTTGGTCGGTTCAGAGCTAG